A window of Cyprinus carpio isolate SPL01 chromosome A6, ASM1834038v1, whole genome shotgun sequence genomic DNA:
CATACAATCTGGTTTGAAACCGAATCTGGTTCATCAGATCTGGTTTGAAACCGAATCAGGTTAATCAAATCAGGTTTGAAACCGAATCAGGTTAATCAAATCAGGTTTGAAACCGAATCAGGTTCATCAAATCAGGTTTGAAACCGAATCAGGTTCATCAAATCAGGTTTGAAACCGAATCAGGTTAATCAAATCAGGTTTGAAACCGAATCAGGTTCATCAAATCAGGTTTGAAACCGAATCAGGTTCATCAAATCTGGTTTGGAACTGAATCAGGTTCATCAAATCTAGTTTGAAACTGAATCTGGTTGATCAAATCTGGTTTGAAGCTGAATTGGAAGTGGTTTGTGTCTTTAGGAGCTGGATGTGTGTGAGCAGAAAATGACGGGGGACAGTGAGAGTGCAGCAGGAGAAAAAGATGGAGATACGACGCTCATCGCTCAGATCCCGGTTGGCTGGCAGAGGAAGGCGCAAGATGGGGCTGTGTCTTACATCAGGTACGTCCACACCTTACCATGTGTCATTCATAATTGCTGTCCTGATCAAATCTGAACAGTGTTGCTACTAAAAGGAGCATTTTTCAAGTTGCTTCTCCCAAGCAGACTTTCCTCACACGCATGCAACACTAAGTTTGCAGCACTGTTACACTCTATTATAATTAGTGTATAGAATTAGGTTTTTATAGTATAATGCATTTGTCATTCTTACTCTGCTGACGTTGCTGTCATTGCACGGCATTTTAAAGATGATGCAAAAAGATTACGAACCAGCAAACACACAAACGCCATTCTGTGCTTACATTTTAGTATTATGAAATCATGAATAAAAACCATAAAGCTTGTCACCTGCTACTTGTATTCAGTTGTATTGATGTCTGCAGGGTTAgaggttggaactgaagtctttTTCGAACCAAACAATCAAACCAAGTGTAAATAGAGCTATCAAACATATCAgtctttgtctttttcttcttcagcCCAAGTGGTACAGTCCTTCGATCTGTGGATGAGGTGAGGGTGTATCTGCGGACAGACGGCACATGTAAGTGTGGTCTCGAGTGCCCTCTGGTCCCAAATAAGGTGAGATCAACAAAGCCTTCTCATTCATGACGTTTCCAGTATAAACTTAATTGTGTAAAACACTATGATATGAATTCTTGTTGatatgttgcatgttttatttagcTATCAGCTTCCAATTATTATCTCAgaaatctgattattttaaatagacttttttttaagtagacTATTTTAAGTAGACTAAAGTCCTATATGATTAATACTGGTTTATTTtttggaaatggaaggtcaagttgaGGGAACTGATTTGCAAAATGCACACGCAGTGTCTTCTTTGCTCTTTTTGGCAAATGTCATCCTggtattccatgcatacagaaagtTTGCTTACTGTGTgctgtataaatattgcatattgcATAGTTGTATAATAATATGCAGTTTTAAACACAACTTCattgcatgcattaaaaaaaaagtgtctttttaaaTTTATCCAGGTCTTTAATTTTGACCCTGCTGCGATGGTCCAAGCTCCTGGTCATCAGTCAGGGAAAACAGAGGAAGACATGACCAAACTCTGTAACCATCGCAGGAAAGTTGATGCCATGGCGGCGTTATGCCAAAGCATGCAGCCCTCCCATCTTCCCTCGCCGGCTCAAGCCACAGGTATTGCATCTTAATACACACATTATTCCAACACAATGACTTTTTAGAAGGAATATACCAGGTTCTGTGACATGCTGTCATGACGTGTtgaaatgtatatactgtatgcatattaGGGATGCTGATGATCAATTAATTGTCACTATCGAGGTCGATTAAGCAGTTTTGGGATGTGAGTGACAATGATGGAGCTGGATCTTTGTGCAAataattcacaatgtacaaattacaCTTTTAACGTGATCcagactttaaattaaaatagaaacaatacaAAGTCCTTCAACattgaatgcaataaaaaattttttaatcaaGTCATGTTTACTTATATTTCCCCACAAAGATGTGCTGTCACTCATAGTTTGTCTTCAGAATCCAGTTcactgtattttcagttttttttttttaacttgtaaacTAAACTGCAACCACCGTGTTtccttttttaaacacattactAGCCGGATTAGAGTATGATATGCAGTGCCTATGAAAGTATTCACCCTTGGAGTTTTTCCACATTTGAATCACAGTGgatttaaaaatgtgtcattgATCAACTGTTCCTTTGCTGTTCCACTAGTCACAACTTTatagaagatttgcataaagaaAGTCACTGTTAAAAGAAGTCATATGACATCTCAGATGCAATTTGCCAGAAGGCATTTCTGAGACATTGAAGCCAACTGGAAGAAGGTTCTGTAGTCTGAGACCAAAATTAACTTTAGTTTAAAGTCATTCACTGTCTTGAAATCTTACTtgaaatggtgattttttttgtcataaatgcCAACCCTCTTTGATTCAGTGTTAAAagtccaaaaataaacatttgcatttatgcatttagcagatgcttccatccaaagcaacttacagaaGAGCAACCAAAGCAGTTCATCAAAGAGCCAAAAACATTCATGATATACAATGCTATTTTTGTTAGACATCTTAGATTgggattttttggggggaaaatgtcTTTAAGTTCAGCTTTCTTCAGTAAGGTGAGTTGTATTGTCTGATTGTTTGTTTAAGGAGGTGTTGTATGCTCAGTGGACGGCAGAGAGGCGAGAGGATCAATGGTGGCTCATGGAGACGGCGCCCACTGCACTTACCCTCAGCCGAGACACAACCAACCCAAATCCAACATTGGCTTTCCTTTGTCCTCTCCCCGTTCTGTTCTGCAAAATGGTTCTGTTAGCCATGCCTCTATTTCTCGGCATTCAGAACAGGGTTCACCTTTAAAGAAACCTCAAACGCCAGTGGGCTGCATGCCTGGTTACCTTAAGCAGCAGTGGAGCCCTCATCCACCACAAAGGACAATACACAACCCCACTTCTCCTAACGGTGTAAAACCAGGTGTACACACGCATATGCATCCTCCAGACCCCTCCAGTTCCTATTCCTTATCCCCCTCTTCATCCTTAGCGCTGAGTGGTCGAGCAGCTTTGCCACACTCCCAGGGAGCAAGTGTTAAGTCGCCCTCTCCTCTGTCACCCTCACGTACCTTGGACACTTTCTCACCCCACCAACGCTCTCGCCACTCTTCGACGTCCTCGCTCTCAGAACACGGGGCCCAAAGGTCCGTCTTCATTCAGGGAGGCAAACCGTTGCAGTCCACCACGCCGTGCTCCTCTCCCAAGCTTCCTCTTGCGCCTTCCAGCCCGTGTAGTCGCTTGGAGGGCATCCTGCAGCACTACAAAGACTGTAGTACCTCCAACACAAGCTCCAGTGCTAATTCTAGCAACCAAAGCAACTATCAGATGTCACAAGCCCcgtcgttggtgcatcccaacgtAGGCGACAAGAGGAACGGACTGAGTTCTCCTCAAGCCCCAAGTCTGCTTGGCCTTCCACTAGGACAGATTCTAAACCAACAGAAGAGCCAGCAAAAGGGCCACATCAACAACTCTTTCCCGGCCAGCAGCCTCCTCTCCGCGGCCGCCAAAGCCCAGCTGGCCAACCAGAAAACTCAGCTCAATGCAGCCGAAGCGCTGGCCGCACTCCCTCTTACGGGCTTGGACAAGGAACAGCAGTCAAAGGTATTGATTAGCACTTTAAACAGTAGCGTCCACCCAACTTCCGCCAGAGCACAGTCCCTGACCGCCCTGTTGCTTCCGCACTGCCCTTCCCCAGCATCCCCTGCTGTCGCTGAGAAAAATTTGCGGCGCAAACGGCAGAGGCGCTCGCCCACCGTTTTGAGCATGCTCAAAGACTCGCAGTTAGTTCGGACCGCAGGAGATCTCTCCGGGCCGCCTCTGCTTATCTCCCCCTGCCTTTTGCCACCTTCTCCTCCCGTACCTCACTTAGACAACCACCGGCTACCTGTCGCTCCTCCGAATGCCTCCAGGTTGCAGGATTCGGAGGAAGGCAGGAAGCCCGGATTTGCTAATTCCCTCCCATCTCCATCCCAGCCCCTTTCCACCCTGCTTCAGCTTCTTAGCATGCAAAGTGCAACCCAGCAATCCAGCGGCGCCACTGCCATGCCTGGCaacaggcacacaaacacattgccCTCTTCACCAAGACCAATCACTCCACAGACGCCCCAGTGTGACGTGCAGTCCACATTACGTTTACTCAACCCCACCCCGCAACCTCAACCCCAAAGCACAGTGCCCATGCCAGAACCTCCTATCCAACAACCCCCATCCCAATCCTTTCCTTTAATGGGTGACGAGACAACCATGAACCTCAAAACAACCTCCAGCAACGCCATCCTGAACTTGAGCCAGCCCCACACGGGCACAACGCCAGACCTCAACAGTTCAATTCTGAGCATGATGAACCAGATGTCCTCAACATACTTGCTACCATTCCTGGAGAAAGGTTGTGGACCCAAAACAACAGAGACTTGTCCTGACCACAGTACCTACCAAATTAACCAGTCAAACCACAGCCAAGCTGTGGAAAGTAAAGGTGAGACTTCTTACCTTTTGTTTCTTGGGGCATTTTTACACGAAATGTGGTTTGGATGGGATGTTTTACACTTGTGTTTTCTCGGCAGGTCCTGAAGAGTCGATGGATCAGCCGGACTCGGACACAAGATTGCTGGGTGGCTGTGAGCCGGACCACAGCCTCTCTCTGCCCAATGCCCCCTCTTCCGACCTTTCTAACCCCACAAATGACCCTGCTGTTTCCCTTGCAGAGGCTTTTCCCTTCATGTCCCAAGAACAGCTCCTCCAGCTTCTTTCCTCCAATGCCGGTCTGCCTTCCCTGCTGCCGCCCTTCCTTGGCTCCCTGCCTTTAGGGGTCTGGACGGGGAGCCAACCTTCGGTGCCCGGCAGTGCCCAAGCCCAGCCAACCAGTGCCATCCTAAACCAGGGCTCTCCTCTCAATGTCCTAAACCAGGGCGAGCTTCCTCTCAACCTCGTGAGCCTGTTAAATCCGCCAGGTTCTGCTGCGCCGCTGCCCCCTGTTGCAGGGCTGGAAGGTGGTGAAAAACCCCCTGGGCTTCAAGCCCTCCTCATGGCTTCGTTGCTGCTCGGCCAGAACCCGGCTGCTATGTTGCCACTACCAGCGCTCAACCTGGAGCTTCCTACACTGCAGCAGGTCTTCGCAGATGGAGTGTCCCTGGAGAAGACCCCCGCTCTGCTGGACTCGGTCCTGATGGGGCCGGGGCTCCTGGAAGCTCTTCAAACTCTAGCTCCCAGCGCAGACGGCCAGTCACTACTTTTTTCCACCTCCCTCACTCCACCCCCTCCCGCCTTCCTGTCCCTCAACCCCGCTCTGCTGGCCGCAGCTCTCGCCCAGACCGAACCCCTACCCAACCACGCACCATCCCCCCCGCCTCATTCTCAGGTACACGCACAGTCGCACAGCTTCGCTACATGTGCACATACAGTCTGCATGCTTCCAATTGATGCATCTGTTTACAATGACAGGGCTTCCCAACCAGATGTTCTCCCCCTAGTGGTTAATCATTGAAGTGCATGGGATCTGTGCAATTTTAATACAAAGGAATAAATACTGGAAAAATAGTTGTCAGGGTTGAGGTTAACCTCAAAATCAAAAGGATTggacattatacatttttaattgtggcattattttcatgacagttatgCGCATTTCAGCCACCTACTtgaatgcatttactgtaatgaaatattattaaattgtagcTTCTAAGTCATTGTGTCTGGTGCAtgcaaatgttgttgtttttttttaacttcattatgaatttgttttgaaaatgtggttAATTGTCATGAAATTAATGTAGCACTGCAAAAAATCTTACTGCtgaaggtatagttcacccaaaaatctaaatagtcaccatttactcacccttatgttgttccaaacttgtaaccCATTTTAGTTACTTGCGCTTTCAGTGGAGAATACTTTGTGTTTTGAAAACGAACGAAAGTCTTaaggatttggaatgacatgaggatgaacaaatgacagaatttaaatttttgggtgaactatgcctttaataaaaataggctttattttatttatgtgaaatataattatttatctgAATTTTGGAGACGTTTTTACACTCAGAATGTCAATGCAGAAATGCCAGTGCTATTTTACAGGAGTCAAATATCAGGAAAGTTCACCTGATAAAGGTTGGGAGTCCTTGTTTTACGGGTTGTGCCTTTGCAACATTGTTTTGAGACCCGAGTACATGCATCTTGTGCAATACATATATGAATCTGTGTGGCTGTAGGGGACTCTGTCCAGCCCTGCTCTAGTTTCTACCTCGGTGTCCTGCGGCCCTCTGGTGTCCAGCACGGGGCCGGA
This region includes:
- the LOC109072575 gene encoding proline-rich protein 36-like isoform X1, whose product is MTGDSESAAGEKDGDTTLIAQIPVGWQRKAQDGAVSYISPSGTVLRSVDEVRVYLRTDGTCKCGLECPLVPNKVFNFDPAAMVQAPGHQSGKTEEDMTKLCNHRRKVDAMAALCQSMQPSHLPSPAQATGGVVCSVDGREARGSMVAHGDGAHCTYPQPRHNQPKSNIGFPLSSPRSVLQNGSVSHASISRHSEQGSPLKKPQTPVGCMPGYLKQQWSPHPPQRTIHNPTSPNGVKPGVHTHMHPPDPSSSYSLSPSSSLALSGRAALPHSQGASVKSPSPLSPSRTLDTFSPHQRSRHSSTSSLSEHGAQRSVFIQGGKPLQSTTPCSSPKLPLAPSSPCSRLEGILQHYKDCSTSNTSSSANSSNQSNYQMSQAPSLVHPNVGDKRNGLSSPQAPSLLGLPLGQILNQQKSQQKGHINNSFPASSLLSAAAKAQLANQKTQLNAAEALAALPLTGLDKEQQSKVLISTLNSSVHPTSARAQSLTALLLPHCPSPASPAVAEKNLRRKRQRRSPTVLSMLKDSQLVRTAGDLSGPPLLISPCLLPPSPPVPHLDNHRLPVAPPNASRLQDSEEGRKPGFANSLPSPSQPLSTLLQLLSMQSATQQSSGATAMPGNRHTNTLPSSPRPITPQTPQCDVQSTLRLLNPTPQPQPQSTVPMPEPPIQQPPSQSFPLMGDETTMNLKTTSSNAILNLSQPHTGTTPDLNSSILSMMNQMSSTYLLPFLEKGCGPKTTETCPDHSTYQINQSNHSQAVESKGPEESMDQPDSDTRLLGGCEPDHSLSLPNAPSSDLSNPTNDPAVSLAEAFPFMSQEQLLQLLSSNAGLPSLLPPFLGSLPLGVWTGSQPSVPGSAQAQPTSAILNQGSPLNVLNQGELPLNLVSLLNPPGSAAPLPPVAGLEGGEKPPGLQALLMASLLLGQNPAAMLPLPALNLELPTLQQVFADGVSLEKTPALLDSVLMGPGLLEALQTLAPSADGQSLLFSTSLTPPPPAFLSLNPALLAAALAQTEPLPNHAPSPPPHSQGTLSSPALVSTSVSCGPLVSSTGPEVCDPLADQDKNNTQSHHFLPPLLAPGVLGELAALGNISSLHGLLGAGALLLPQGQSLSVPLAQNQTALNPLTCLQLAMAPELLGEKHETPPSQEQLPSAQMSQGSLLDPLQTPLQQRESSTGCGQGLFDPYGSFMDTIYTSFLQVSERGSDSTPLSYPELPPLLQQTSAPPSLSPRRACSVHNPDLSRLGMDTAQSPARGTPKLSEDPSTPPPCKPAGDDALEEAKTDGSTTVCLYSNGIGSGAEGRGDDEEEDGRRPQGYLSPGERLREAAEDIRDAEQAEDVHTGARRGRKRKQTLRRGAELAESIIEEPMIAPSRPARPARVKRRRVVR
- the LOC109072575 gene encoding proline-rich protein 36-like isoform X2, translating into MTGDSESAAGEKDGDTTLIAQIPVGWQRKAQDGAVSYISPSGTVLRSVDEVRVYLRTDGTCKCGLECPLVPNKVFNFDPAAMVQAPGHQSGKTEEDMTKLCNHRRKVDAMAALCQSMQPSHLPSPAQATGVVCSVDGREARGSMVAHGDGAHCTYPQPRHNQPKSNIGFPLSSPRSVLQNGSVSHASISRHSEQGSPLKKPQTPVGCMPGYLKQQWSPHPPQRTIHNPTSPNGVKPGVHTHMHPPDPSSSYSLSPSSSLALSGRAALPHSQGASVKSPSPLSPSRTLDTFSPHQRSRHSSTSSLSEHGAQRSVFIQGGKPLQSTTPCSSPKLPLAPSSPCSRLEGILQHYKDCSTSNTSSSANSSNQSNYQMSQAPSLVHPNVGDKRNGLSSPQAPSLLGLPLGQILNQQKSQQKGHINNSFPASSLLSAAAKAQLANQKTQLNAAEALAALPLTGLDKEQQSKVLISTLNSSVHPTSARAQSLTALLLPHCPSPASPAVAEKNLRRKRQRRSPTVLSMLKDSQLVRTAGDLSGPPLLISPCLLPPSPPVPHLDNHRLPVAPPNASRLQDSEEGRKPGFANSLPSPSQPLSTLLQLLSMQSATQQSSGATAMPGNRHTNTLPSSPRPITPQTPQCDVQSTLRLLNPTPQPQPQSTVPMPEPPIQQPPSQSFPLMGDETTMNLKTTSSNAILNLSQPHTGTTPDLNSSILSMMNQMSSTYLLPFLEKGCGPKTTETCPDHSTYQINQSNHSQAVESKGPEESMDQPDSDTRLLGGCEPDHSLSLPNAPSSDLSNPTNDPAVSLAEAFPFMSQEQLLQLLSSNAGLPSLLPPFLGSLPLGVWTGSQPSVPGSAQAQPTSAILNQGSPLNVLNQGELPLNLVSLLNPPGSAAPLPPVAGLEGGEKPPGLQALLMASLLLGQNPAAMLPLPALNLELPTLQQVFADGVSLEKTPALLDSVLMGPGLLEALQTLAPSADGQSLLFSTSLTPPPPAFLSLNPALLAAALAQTEPLPNHAPSPPPHSQGTLSSPALVSTSVSCGPLVSSTGPEVCDPLADQDKNNTQSHHFLPPLLAPGVLGELAALGNISSLHGLLGAGALLLPQGQSLSVPLAQNQTALNPLTCLQLAMAPELLGEKHETPPSQEQLPSAQMSQGSLLDPLQTPLQQRESSTGCGQGLFDPYGSFMDTIYTSFLQVSERGSDSTPLSYPELPPLLQQTSAPPSLSPRRACSVHNPDLSRLGMDTAQSPARGTPKLSEDPSTPPPCKPAGDDALEEAKTDGSTTVCLYSNGIGSGAEGRGDDEEEDGRRPQGYLSPGERLREAAEDIRDAEQAEDVHTGARRGRKRKQTLRRGAELAESIIEEPMIAPSRPARPARVKRRRVVR